A window from Dromaius novaehollandiae isolate bDroNov1 chromosome 1, bDroNov1.hap1, whole genome shotgun sequence encodes these proteins:
- the GSTK1 gene encoding glutathione S-transferase kappa 1 isoform X1, with translation MAAARTLVELFYDVVSPYSWLGFEVLCRYQHIWNIDLRFRPAFLGGIMQATGNKPPAMLPKRAEYLLKDIKRMGKYYQVPVQISADDFQRILGKGSLGAMRFITAIDMTQPQFLEPVSREFWIRFWSQHEDINQPASILAVARQAGLSSEQAQKLLEMVSSPAVKNRLKETTEDAIKFGAFGMPAVVAHYNGEQHLFFGSDRLELLGSVIGEKWLGPVPSLPSPKM, from the exons atggcggcggcgcggACGCTCGTGGAGCTCTTCTACGATGTGGTGTCGCCGTACTCCTGGCTCGGCTTCGAG GTACTCTGCCGGTACCAGCACATCTGGAACATTGATCTGCGTTTTCGTCCAGCTTTTCTTGGTGGCATAATGCAAGCAACTG GTAACAAGCCTCCAGCAATGTTGCCAAAGCGTGCCGAATATTTGCTGAAAGATATAAAAAGGATGGGAAAGTATTACCAAGTCCCTGTACAAATTTCAGCAGATGACTTCCAACGTATCCTCGGTAAAG GCAGTCTTGGTGCCATGCGCTTTATCACAGCCATTGATATGACACAACCACAGTTCTTGGAACCTGTATCTAGAGAGTTCTGGATACGTTTTTGGTCGCAG CATGAAGATATCAATCAGCCGGCAAGTATATTGGCT GTTGCAAGACAGGCTGGGCTATCATCAGAGCAGGCCCAGAAGCTACTTGAAATGGTTTCATCCCCTGCAGTGAAGAACCGTCTAAAAGAAACAACAGAGGATGCAATAAAATTTGGG GCATTTGGGATGCCTGCTGTTGTGGCACATTATAATGGGGAACAGCATCTCTTTTTCGGCTCTGATCGTTTAGAGCTGCTAGGAAGTGTTATAG GAGAAAAATGGCTGGGACCAGTTCCTTCACTTCCAAGCCCCAAGATGTGA
- the GSTK1 gene encoding glutathione S-transferase kappa 1 isoform X2 produces the protein MAAARTLVELFYDVVSPYSWLGFEVLCRYQHIWNIDLRFRPAFLGGIMQATGNKPPAMLPKRAEYLLKDIKRMGKYYQVPVQISADDFQRILGKGSLGAMRFITAIDMTQPQFLEPVSREFWIRFWSQVARQAGLSSEQAQKLLEMVSSPAVKNRLKETTEDAIKFGAFGMPAVVAHYNGEQHLFFGSDRLELLGSVIGEKWLGPVPSLPSPKM, from the exons atggcggcggcgcggACGCTCGTGGAGCTCTTCTACGATGTGGTGTCGCCGTACTCCTGGCTCGGCTTCGAG GTACTCTGCCGGTACCAGCACATCTGGAACATTGATCTGCGTTTTCGTCCAGCTTTTCTTGGTGGCATAATGCAAGCAACTG GTAACAAGCCTCCAGCAATGTTGCCAAAGCGTGCCGAATATTTGCTGAAAGATATAAAAAGGATGGGAAAGTATTACCAAGTCCCTGTACAAATTTCAGCAGATGACTTCCAACGTATCCTCGGTAAAG GCAGTCTTGGTGCCATGCGCTTTATCACAGCCATTGATATGACACAACCACAGTTCTTGGAACCTGTATCTAGAGAGTTCTGGATACGTTTTTGGTCGCAG GTTGCAAGACAGGCTGGGCTATCATCAGAGCAGGCCCAGAAGCTACTTGAAATGGTTTCATCCCCTGCAGTGAAGAACCGTCTAAAAGAAACAACAGAGGATGCAATAAAATTTGGG GCATTTGGGATGCCTGCTGTTGTGGCACATTATAATGGGGAACAGCATCTCTTTTTCGGCTCTGATCGTTTAGAGCTGCTAGGAAGTGTTATAG GAGAAAAATGGCTGGGACCAGTTCCTTCACTTCCAAGCCCCAAGATGTGA
- the GSTK1 gene encoding glutathione S-transferase kappa 1 isoform X3 encodes MAAARTLVELFYDVVSPYSWLGFEVLCRYQHIWNIDLRFRPAFLGGIMQATGNKPPAMLPKRAEYLLKDIKRMGKYYQVPVQISADDFQRILGKGSLGAMRFITAIDMTQPQFLEPVSREFWIRFWSQHEDINQPASILAVRVSLLVLLHLFVKGWKDKNFYWLQDRLGYHQSRPRSYLKWFHPLQ; translated from the exons atggcggcggcgcggACGCTCGTGGAGCTCTTCTACGATGTGGTGTCGCCGTACTCCTGGCTCGGCTTCGAG GTACTCTGCCGGTACCAGCACATCTGGAACATTGATCTGCGTTTTCGTCCAGCTTTTCTTGGTGGCATAATGCAAGCAACTG GTAACAAGCCTCCAGCAATGTTGCCAAAGCGTGCCGAATATTTGCTGAAAGATATAAAAAGGATGGGAAAGTATTACCAAGTCCCTGTACAAATTTCAGCAGATGACTTCCAACGTATCCTCGGTAAAG GCAGTCTTGGTGCCATGCGCTTTATCACAGCCATTGATATGACACAACCACAGTTCTTGGAACCTGTATCTAGAGAGTTCTGGATACGTTTTTGGTCGCAG CATGAAGATATCAATCAGCCGGCAAGTATATTGGCTGTACGTGTCTCCTTGTTAGTGCTTCTGCATTTATTTGTTAAAGGATGGAAGGACAAAAATTTCTATTG GTTGCAAGACAGGCTGGGCTATCATCAGAGCAGGCCCAGAAGCTACTTGAAATGGTTTCATCCCCTGCAGTGA